The Erythrobacter aurantius genome includes a window with the following:
- a CDS encoding FAD assembly factor SdhE: MSDMPTFETRLARAKFRAWHRGTREADYMIGGFFDRYHAEWGEAEMDWFEDLLAEDDVDVMAWGLQTQPVPKRFQGELIQKMQKLDYVDIPS; the protein is encoded by the coding sequence ATGTCGGATATGCCCACTTTCGAAACCCGTCTCGCCCGCGCCAAATTCCGTGCATGGCATCGGGGCACCCGCGAAGCCGACTACATGATCGGCGGTTTCTTCGATCGCTACCACGCCGAATGGGGCGAAGCCGAAATGGACTGGTTCGAAGACCTGCTGGCCGAAGATGACGTCGACGTGATGGCATGGGGGCTTCAGACGCAACCTGTGCCAAAGCGGTTTCAGGGCGAACTGATCCAGAAGATGCAGAAGCTGGATTACGTCGATATTCCAAGCTAG
- a CDS encoding tryptophan halogenase family protein: MAIQQIIIVGGGTAGWMAAAALSRLKTNRDLGITLIESEQIGTVGVGEATIPPFVGFNDLLGISEAEMLAEVGGTFKLGIQFENWGKRGDSYIHPFGAYGYTMGGLSFHHIWHKFAKDGDKRPIQVFNVETMAAYFGKFMRSEDYQKQRDDLPPVNYAYHLDAGRYAAYLRKYAEARGVVRQEGRISNANLHSETGFVTSVMLDDGSEIAGDLFIDCSGFRGLLIEQALETGYEDWTHWLPCNRAVALPCKREDGSPPPPFTRATAHSAGWQWQVPLQHRNGNGHVYCSSYMEDQEALDILLGNIAGKPQAEPNFLRFTTGRRKKFWNKNVVALGLAAGFMEPLESTSIHLINTGVDKLLSLLSLDGVTQAQQDTFNRLTAREYARIRDFLILHYNATTRDDSDFWNYVRTMDVPDTLTEKVEIFKANGQIFREEDELFTETSWAAVMMGQGIAMTGHNPMADSLDIATTRREIDEMEQSIRFLVQHMPGHGDYLARYCPAKAA, from the coding sequence ATGGCAATTCAACAAATAATCATCGTCGGTGGAGGCACCGCAGGCTGGATGGCAGCAGCGGCCCTGTCGCGACTCAAGACCAACCGCGATCTGGGGATTACTCTGATCGAATCGGAGCAGATCGGTACTGTCGGCGTGGGCGAGGCAACCATTCCGCCTTTCGTGGGCTTCAATGATCTGCTCGGAATCAGCGAGGCGGAAATGCTCGCCGAAGTGGGCGGCACGTTCAAACTGGGCATCCAGTTCGAGAACTGGGGGAAGCGCGGCGACAGCTATATCCACCCGTTCGGCGCTTATGGCTACACGATGGGCGGTCTTTCCTTCCACCACATCTGGCACAAATTCGCCAAAGACGGGGACAAGCGCCCGATTCAAGTCTTCAACGTAGAAACCATGGCCGCCTATTTCGGCAAGTTCATGCGCAGCGAGGACTATCAAAAGCAGCGCGACGATCTGCCGCCGGTCAACTACGCCTATCACCTCGATGCGGGCCGCTATGCCGCCTACCTGCGCAAATACGCCGAAGCTCGCGGCGTGGTGCGGCAGGAGGGGCGCATCAGCAATGCGAATCTCCACAGCGAAACCGGCTTTGTCACTTCAGTAATGCTGGACGACGGGAGCGAGATTGCGGGCGACCTGTTTATCGATTGCTCGGGTTTCCGGGGGCTGTTGATCGAACAGGCGCTGGAAACCGGGTATGAGGACTGGACCCACTGGCTGCCCTGCAACCGGGCGGTTGCCCTGCCCTGCAAGCGCGAGGATGGCAGTCCGCCCCCACCCTTTACCCGCGCCACCGCGCACAGCGCCGGATGGCAATGGCAGGTGCCGCTGCAACACCGTAACGGCAACGGCCACGTCTATTGCAGCAGCTACATGGAAGATCAGGAGGCGCTCGACATCCTGCTCGGCAATATCGCCGGAAAACCGCAGGCCGAACCCAATTTCCTGCGCTTCACCACCGGACGGCGCAAGAAGTTCTGGAACAAGAACGTCGTTGCGCTGGGCCTTGCCGCGGGGTTCATGGAGCCGCTCGAATCGACCTCGATCCACCTCATCAACACCGGGGTGGACAAGCTGTTGTCGCTGCTTTCGCTCGACGGGGTGACACAGGCGCAGCAGGACACGTTCAACCGCCTGACCGCGCGTGAGTACGCGCGCATCCGCGATTTCCTGATCCTGCACTATAACGCCACCACGCGCGACGACAGCGACTTCTGGAACTATGTCCGCACCATGGACGTGCCCGATACGCTCACCGAGAAGGTCGAGATATTCAAGGCCAACGGTCAGATCTTCCGCGAGGAAGACGAACTGTTCACCGAAACGAGTTGGGCAGCGGTGATGATGGGTCAGGGCATCGCCATGACGGGCCACAATCCGATGGCGGATTCGCTCGATATAGCCACCACGCGCCGCGAAATCGACGAGATGGAACAGTCAATCCGCTTCCTGGTGCAGCACATGCCGGGGCATGGCGACTATCTGGCACGCTATTGCCCGGCAAAGGCCGCCTGA
- a CDS encoding ABC1 kinase family protein — MAEDDIPDFDDKPADRSREKAVPSGRLARIGTFGRLVGGVAGGMAAEGARRLSSGERISARDLILTPGNVQRLTDRLSHLRGAAMKMGQMISLDAGDFLPPELSKILATLRDQANFMPTRQLDQVLKSEWGPDWRKQFRWFNPRPIAAASIGQVHKALTRDGELLAIKVQYPGVAKSIDSDVDNVMTLLKVAGFAPPELEIEKLLAAAKKQLHEEADYQREGAQMEMYRERLSGIEGFVVPRLHEGLTRGSILAMSFEEGVSIEELENETPERRNATMERLMRLVARELFDFGVMQTDPNFANFRFRPSTGEIVLLDFGACRDVDPDVSNGYRKMLQAGLNGNREEVLAATIESGFMMPIVAEKHPERVNRMIDIVINEMREDKPFDFGDRAFVPLLREEGMEIAKDKDTWAFPPIETLFVQRKVSGTALLGARLKAKVNIRRLTEEVLASTKPLPAKAA; from the coding sequence TTGGCCGAAGACGACATTCCCGATTTCGACGACAAGCCCGCAGACCGGTCACGCGAAAAAGCCGTGCCGTCGGGACGGCTGGCGCGGATCGGCACTTTCGGGCGGCTGGTCGGTGGGGTCGCTGGCGGCATGGCCGCAGAGGGCGCGCGGCGGCTTTCCAGTGGTGAGAGGATTTCGGCGCGCGACCTGATCCTGACGCCGGGCAATGTCCAGCGGCTGACCGATCGCCTGTCGCACCTGCGTGGCGCGGCGATGAAGATGGGGCAGATGATCAGCCTGGATGCAGGCGATTTCCTGCCGCCCGAATTGTCGAAAATCCTCGCCACTCTGCGCGATCAGGCGAATTTCATGCCGACGCGGCAACTGGATCAGGTGCTGAAAAGCGAATGGGGGCCGGACTGGCGCAAGCAGTTCCGCTGGTTCAACCCCCGCCCCATTGCCGCCGCCAGCATCGGGCAAGTGCACAAGGCGCTGACCCGCGATGGCGAATTGCTGGCGATCAAGGTGCAATATCCCGGCGTTGCCAAGAGCATCGACAGTGACGTCGACAATGTGATGACGCTGCTGAAAGTCGCCGGTTTCGCCCCGCCTGAGCTGGAGATCGAAAAACTCCTCGCCGCAGCCAAGAAACAGCTGCACGAAGAAGCCGACTACCAGCGCGAAGGCGCACAGATGGAGATGTACCGCGAAAGGCTCTCCGGCATCGAAGGCTTCGTCGTCCCGCGCCTGCACGAAGGGCTGACGCGCGGCTCGATCCTCGCCATGAGTTTCGAGGAAGGCGTGAGCATCGAGGAACTCGAAAACGAAACACCCGAGCGGCGCAACGCGACGATGGAGCGGCTTATGCGACTGGTGGCGCGCGAATTGTTCGATTTCGGGGTGATGCAGACCGATCCCAACTTCGCCAATTTCCGCTTCCGCCCTTCGACCGGGGAAATCGTGCTGCTCGATTTCGGTGCCTGCCGCGATGTCGATCCCGATGTGTCGAACGGCTATCGCAAGATGTTGCAGGCGGGCCTCAACGGCAATCGCGAGGAAGTGCTAGCGGCAACCATCGAATCCGGCTTCATGATGCCGATTGTCGCGGAAAAGCACCCGGAGCGGGTGAACCGCATGATCGACATCGTGATCAACGAAATGCGCGAGGACAAGCCGTTCGACTTTGGCGACCGCGCCTTTGTCCCGCTGCTGCGCGAAGAAGGCATGGAAATCGCCAAGGACAAGGACACCTGGGCTTTCCCGCCGATCGAAACGCTGTTCGTCCAGCGCAAGGTATCAGGCACCGCGCTGCTGGGTGCTCGGCTCAAGGCCAAGGTCAATATCCGCCGCCTGACGGAGGAGGTGCTGGCTTCGACCAAGCCCCTCCCCGCCAAGGCCGCCTGA
- a CDS encoding DUF3429 domain-containing protein: protein MDGQNSLTPASRWLGYAGLLPQIICVALAAMGHDYAYTALAGGFAYAAAIFSFLGGVWWGQAIATGRGGAGAYLIAVMPSLLAVALFLPWTFGWEWPGPALMYLGALIIASPLVDRALGYAAKDFFSLRVQLSTGLGLLTIALGVIADAIV from the coding sequence ATGGACGGACAAAACAGCCTTACTCCCGCTTCGCGCTGGCTCGGCTATGCCGGGCTGCTGCCCCAGATCATCTGCGTTGCACTGGCCGCTATGGGTCATGACTACGCCTATACCGCTCTTGCCGGAGGGTTCGCCTATGCGGCTGCGATTTTCAGCTTCCTTGGCGGTGTGTGGTGGGGACAGGCCATCGCCACGGGCAGGGGCGGGGCGGGGGCCTATCTGATTGCCGTCATGCCTAGCCTGCTGGCGGTTGCGTTGTTCCTGCCGTGGACGTTCGGGTGGGAATGGCCCGGCCCGGCGCTGATGTATCTGGGCGCGCTGATAATTGCGTCCCCGTTGGTGGACCGCGCGCTGGGATACGCCGCGAAGGACTTCTTCAGCCTGCGCGTGCAGCTTTCCACTGGGCTCGGGTTGCTGACAATCGCGCTGGGCGTGATTGCCGACGCGATTGTCTGA
- the recG gene encoding ATP-dependent DNA helicase RecG produces MRPEVLNPIFAESQTLDGVGPKLAKPLEKLGLTRVKDVAYHLPERFVTRRAIANLDEGAEGEQVIIALTPTEHRASRNQRGPYRVLAQDDIGNICALTYFGRASYTAKKTLPVGEKRWVAGRLDRYGDMLQIVHPDHVEDNSAAHMGRLVEPVYALSEGLTQPKVAGLVAQSLDRLPDLPEWIEPGQFEREGWPAWRDAIKLAHQSTNEKARDRLAYDELLANSLALLLVKAEGRRRKGQALIGDRSLRDRLQLPFETTGAQKRSVAEIEGDMQQEAPMLRLLQGDVGAGKTVVALEAMLIAVEAGKQAALLAPTEILARQHYETLSKMAAPTGAEIALLTGRAKGREREGLLMGLVNGEIDILVGTHAIFQDSVTYRDLGLVVIDEQHRFGVQQRLALAGKGRRAPHTLAMTATPIPRSLTLAQYGEMDVSRLDELPPGRQAIDTRVVAQERLEDVVAGVERHLATGQQAYWVCPMVRDSEVADIAAAEARYASLKERFGDDVVLVHGQLRPEVKDANMERFASGGAKLLIATTVIEVGVDVPSATLMVIEQAERFGLAQLHQLRGRVGRGSEKSVCLLLRGGELTETGKKRLALMRETQDGFRIAEEDLELRGGGELLGTRQSGEAAFRIAALDQVQKLLPAAHADARLLIERDGGLTSPRGEAARILLYLFERDWGVQLLRGG; encoded by the coding sequence ATGCGTCCAGAGGTGCTCAATCCGATCTTTGCCGAAAGCCAGACGCTCGACGGTGTCGGGCCGAAGCTGGCGAAGCCGCTTGAGAAGCTCGGCCTGACGCGGGTGAAGGATGTCGCGTACCATTTGCCGGAACGCTTCGTTACCCGGCGTGCCATCGCCAATCTCGACGAAGGGGCGGAGGGCGAACAGGTTATTATCGCGCTGACCCCGACAGAGCATCGCGCATCGCGCAACCAGCGCGGGCCCTACCGGGTGCTGGCCCAGGACGATATCGGCAATATCTGCGCGCTGACCTATTTCGGGCGGGCGTCCTACACCGCGAAAAAGACCTTGCCCGTGGGCGAGAAACGCTGGGTTGCCGGGCGGCTTGATCGCTATGGCGACATGCTCCAGATCGTCCATCCCGATCATGTCGAAGACAACAGCGCCGCGCATATGGGGCGGCTGGTGGAGCCGGTCTATGCCCTGTCCGAAGGGCTGACCCAGCCCAAGGTAGCAGGGCTGGTCGCGCAATCGCTCGATCGCCTGCCCGACCTGCCCGAATGGATCGAACCCGGCCAGTTCGAGCGAGAGGGTTGGCCCGCATGGCGCGACGCGATCAAGCTGGCGCACCAGTCCACCAATGAAAAGGCGCGCGACCGGTTGGCCTATGACGAATTGCTCGCGAACAGCCTCGCGCTGCTGCTGGTCAAGGCGGAGGGGCGCAGGCGCAAGGGGCAGGCGCTGATTGGTGACCGATCGCTGCGCGACCGTCTGCAATTGCCGTTCGAGACGACGGGAGCGCAGAAGCGGTCTGTCGCGGAAATCGAAGGCGACATGCAGCAGGAAGCGCCGATGCTGCGGCTGCTGCAGGGCGATGTCGGCGCGGGCAAGACGGTGGTGGCGCTTGAGGCGATGCTGATAGCGGTGGAGGCGGGCAAGCAGGCCGCTTTGCTCGCCCCGACGGAAATCCTCGCGCGCCAGCATTACGAGACGCTGAGCAAGATGGCTGCCCCCACGGGCGCGGAAATCGCTTTGCTGACAGGCCGTGCGAAGGGGCGCGAGCGCGAAGGGCTGCTGATGGGGCTGGTGAATGGCGAGATCGACATTCTCGTCGGCACGCATGCCATTTTTCAGGACAGCGTCACCTATCGCGATCTCGGACTTGTCGTGATTGACGAACAGCACCGCTTCGGCGTGCAGCAAAGGCTGGCGCTGGCGGGTAAGGGCAGGCGGGCGCCGCACACCTTGGCGATGACGGCAACGCCGATCCCGCGCAGCCTGACGCTGGCGCAATATGGCGAGATGGATGTCAGCCGCCTCGACGAGTTGCCGCCGGGCAGGCAGGCGATCGATACGCGGGTCGTCGCGCAGGAACGGCTGGAGGATGTGGTTGCCGGGGTGGAACGTCACCTCGCCACCGGGCAGCAAGCCTATTGGGTGTGCCCGATGGTGCGCGACAGCGAAGTCGCCGATATCGCCGCGGCGGAGGCGCGCTATGCCTCGTTGAAGGAGCGGTTTGGCGATGACGTGGTGCTGGTCCACGGACAGCTGAGGCCCGAGGTGAAGGACGCCAATATGGAACGCTTCGCCAGCGGCGGGGCGAAGCTGCTGATCGCGACCACGGTGATCGAAGTCGGGGTCGATGTTCCATCCGCGACGCTGATGGTGATCGAACAGGCCGAACGGTTTGGCCTAGCCCAATTGCACCAGTTGCGTGGGCGCGTGGGGAGGGGGAGCGAGAAATCGGTCTGCCTGTTGCTGCGCGGTGGGGAGCTAACCGAAACCGGCAAGAAGCGGCTGGCGCTGATGCGCGAAACGCAGGACGGCTTCCGCATCGCCGAGGAAGACCTTGAGCTGCGCGGTGGCGGCGAATTGCTCGGCACGCGGCAATCGGGGGAGGCTGCGTTTCGGATTGCCGCTCTGGATCAGGTGCAGAAACTGCTACCCGCAGCCCATGCCGATGCGCGGCTTTTGATCGAGCGTGACGGGGGCTTGACCTCTCCACGCGGCGAGGCGGCGCGTATCCTGCTGTATCTGTTCGAACGCGATTGGGGCGTGCAATTGCTGCGTGGCGGGTAG
- a CDS encoding SDR family NAD(P)-dependent oxidoreductase has translation MNLFDLSGRVAVITGGNGGLGLGMARGLVKAGANVAIWARNEAKNNAAFEELSEIGGGCVLTQLCDVARESDIEEAMRATLDVFGRVDIAFANAGISGAGTRIPDITAEGWNATFAVNTRGPALVYKHVSRHMIERAENGDAGGKLIVTSSGQSIMGVNKSSDYAASKAAVNGLTRGAAFELARYGITANALLFGYYETDITAKANPRFAEWMSQRIPLRRPGDHAGLEGLAVFFASSHSDYITGQCLPVDGGLSIS, from the coding sequence ATGAACCTGTTCGATCTTTCTGGCCGCGTCGCGGTCATCACCGGCGGCAATGGCGGCCTTGGACTTGGCATGGCGCGCGGGCTTGTGAAAGCGGGCGCGAATGTCGCGATCTGGGCGCGCAACGAGGCCAAGAACAACGCCGCATTCGAAGAGCTTAGCGAAATTGGCGGCGGTTGCGTTCTCACCCAACTCTGCGATGTCGCTCGGGAATCGGATATCGAAGAGGCCATGCGCGCCACGCTTGACGTGTTCGGCCGCGTCGACATCGCTTTTGCCAATGCCGGAATTTCGGGCGCGGGAACGCGGATTCCTGACATCACCGCCGAAGGCTGGAACGCGACCTTTGCCGTCAACACCCGCGGCCCCGCACTCGTCTACAAGCACGTCTCCCGCCACATGATCGAACGCGCCGAAAACGGCGATGCAGGCGGCAAGTTGATCGTCACATCCTCCGGCCAATCGATCATGGGGGTCAACAAAAGCTCCGACTATGCCGCGTCCAAGGCGGCGGTGAACGGCCTGACCCGCGGCGCGGCCTTCGAACTGGCGCGCTATGGCATCACCGCCAACGCGCTGCTTTTCGGCTATTACGAAACCGACATCACGGCGAAAGCCAACCCGCGCTTTGCCGAATGGATGTCGCAGCGCATTCCCTTGCGCCGCCCCGGCGATCATGCAGGGCTGGAAGGGCTGGCGGTGTTCTTTGCCTCCTCGCATTCGGATTACATCACCGGACAATGCCTGCCGGTCGATGGCGGGCTTTCGATCAGCTAG
- a CDS encoding low molecular weight protein-tyrosine-phosphatase has translation MLQASTSKPSILFVCLGNICRSPMAEGALKSAAAKIGLDVIVDSVGTANYHIGQAPDPRAIAVARANGVDIGGVIGRQLTEMDFLDFTHIFALDTANMAGIKARAPRHGTARIALLLDAVEGREGKSVPDPYYGDSEEFEQCWKTIDEACHALARTLARDGVNARF, from the coding sequence ATGTTGCAGGCTTCGACAAGCAAACCATCTATCCTCTTCGTCTGCCTCGGCAATATCTGCCGTTCGCCCATGGCCGAAGGCGCATTGAAATCGGCCGCTGCCAAAATCGGTCTGGACGTCATCGTCGATTCCGTCGGGACTGCCAATTACCATATCGGGCAAGCACCCGATCCGCGAGCGATTGCTGTTGCTCGCGCCAATGGCGTCGACATCGGCGGAGTGATCGGGCGCCAGTTGACTGAAATGGACTTCCTCGATTTCACTCATATCTTCGCCCTTGATACCGCCAACATGGCCGGGATCAAGGCGCGCGCTCCGCGACACGGCACGGCTCGCATTGCCTTGCTGCTTGATGCTGTCGAGGGGCGCGAGGGAAAGTCGGTGCCCGATCCGTATTATGGCGATTCCGAAGAATTCGAGCAGTGCTGGAAGACAATCGACGAAGCCTGTCATGCCTTGGCCCGCACACTGGCCCGCGATGGTGTGAACGCCCGCTTCTGA
- a CDS encoding DUF885 domain-containing protein, translating into MRRIVCSLALVALPAFPALAGPVEDYETLREEVWEAALDSSPMLATSVGDRRGDGKLGDLSLAAYDREIAEARAFLARLNGIDAEQLPVDLQIDYAVLKSSFEDQIEASAFDHSRYILFTNRGGWFYGFDSMPYRSPLFTQADYESYVGRLEGFEAYNADGIARSREAVARGLTQPCEPMQGFDNGIRQRVVEDYTKSPLWRPFAGERPASVSEENWTSLKARAQTAISGGVLSGYKAFLDFYTQEYAPNCRSGTPGVMATPGGAEYYAHRVKSFTTTDMTPEEVHNLGLSEVARIRAEMETVAAEAGFDTREAFIEHLRTDPQYYMTDEDEYLRYTQALAKHIDGFLPQLFGRLPRQPYTVLPMPAAVAPGNTTAYYEPGSLENGQAGIYRLNMTELDQRPLWELPALGVHEAAPGHHLQIALQQELDIHPLRANGTFFTAFVEGWGLYSERLGIEMGLYDTPAKQMGRLSYEMWRATRLVVDTGLHSKGWSKQQAVDFMTENTALSAANIDAEVNRYMTWPGQALAYKVGELKIRELRTRAEEALGANFSLRDFHDTVLENGAIPLSVLEEHVDRWIAAQLAVQGE; encoded by the coding sequence ATGCGTAGAATTGTTTGCAGCCTTGCCCTGGTGGCACTTCCCGCATTTCCGGCACTCGCCGGCCCGGTTGAGGATTACGAGACGCTGCGCGAAGAAGTTTGGGAGGCGGCGCTCGACAGTTCTCCGATGCTGGCGACCAGCGTCGGCGACCGGCGGGGTGACGGGAAGCTGGGCGATCTGTCGCTTGCCGCATATGATCGTGAAATCGCTGAAGCGCGGGCTTTTCTTGCCCGTCTTAATGGCATTGATGCCGAACAACTCCCGGTCGATCTCCAGATTGATTACGCGGTGCTGAAAAGCAGCTTCGAAGATCAGATAGAAGCCAGCGCCTTTGATCATTCGCGCTACATCCTTTTCACCAATCGCGGCGGCTGGTTCTACGGCTTTGATTCCATGCCGTATCGCTCGCCCTTGTTCACGCAGGCCGATTACGAAAGTTACGTTGGGCGGCTCGAAGGGTTCGAGGCCTACAATGCCGATGGTATCGCCCGCAGCCGCGAAGCGGTGGCGCGCGGGCTGACGCAGCCGTGCGAGCCGATGCAGGGCTTCGACAACGGCATTCGTCAGCGCGTGGTGGAGGATTACACGAAATCGCCGCTCTGGCGCCCCTTCGCCGGGGAGCGGCCCGCATCAGTGAGTGAAGAAAACTGGACTTCGCTGAAAGCCCGCGCCCAAACCGCGATCAGCGGCGGGGTGCTTTCAGGGTACAAGGCGTTCCTCGATTTCTACACGCAGGAATACGCGCCCAATTGCCGCAGCGGCACTCCGGGCGTGATGGCGACGCCGGGCGGGGCCGAATATTACGCCCACCGGGTCAAAAGCTTCACCACCACCGACATGACGCCGGAAGAAGTGCACAATCTGGGGCTGTCCGAAGTCGCACGTATCCGGGCCGAAATGGAGACGGTCGCGGCAGAGGCCGGGTTCGACACGCGAGAGGCCTTCATCGAGCACCTGCGCACCGATCCGCAATATTACATGACCGACGAGGACGAGTACCTGCGCTACACTCAGGCGCTGGCGAAGCATATCGACGGGTTCCTGCCGCAGCTGTTCGGGCGGCTGCCGCGTCAGCCCTATACCGTGCTGCCGATGCCTGCGGCCGTCGCGCCGGGCAACACCACGGCCTATTACGAGCCGGGTTCGCTCGAAAACGGGCAGGCGGGGATTTACCGGCTCAACATGACCGAACTGGACCAGCGGCCTCTGTGGGAACTTCCCGCGCTGGGCGTGCACGAAGCGGCGCCCGGCCACCATCTCCAGATCGCGCTGCAACAGGAGCTCGACATTCACCCGCTGCGCGCCAACGGCACCTTCTTCACCGCCTTTGTCGAAGGCTGGGGCCTCTATTCGGAACGGCTCGGGATCGAGATGGGCCTTTATGACACCCCGGCCAAGCAGATGGGGCGGCTCAGCTATGAAATGTGGCGCGCGACCCGACTGGTGGTCGACACCGGGCTGCATTCAAAGGGCTGGAGCAAGCAGCAGGCGGTCGATTTCATGACCGAGAATACCGCGCTGTCGGCGGCCAATATCGATGCGGAGGTCAATCGTTACATGACCTGGCCGGGTCAGGCGCTGGCTTACAAGGTGGGCGAACTGAAAATCCGGGAACTGCGTACCCGCGCAGAGGAAGCGTTGGGCGCGAATTTCTCGCTGCGCGATTTCCACGATACCGTGCTGGAAAACGGCGCCATTCCACTGTCCGTGCTGGAAGAGCACGTTGATCGCTGGATCGCGGCGCAACTGGCCGTACAGGGCGAGTGA